The proteins below come from a single Triticum aestivum cultivar Chinese Spring chromosome 5D, IWGSC CS RefSeq v2.1, whole genome shotgun sequence genomic window:
- the LOC123123830 gene encoding phenylacetaldehyde reductase, producing the protein MSSGMGKVVCVTGASGYIASWLVKLLLHRGYTVRATVRDTADPKKTLHLQALDGAKDRLHLFKASLLEEGSFDAAIAGSDCVFHTASPFYHNVKDPKAELLDPAVNGTLNVLRSCKKASIKRVIITSSMAAVAYNGKPRTPDVVVDETWFSSAEVCEKNEQWYVLSKTLAEEAAWKFANDNGFEIVTINPAMVIGPLLQPTLNTSAEAILKFINGSSSTYPNFSFGWINVKDVALAHILAYEVPSANGRYCMVERVAHHSEIVKIIHEMYPKFPVPDKCADDAPFVPIYQVSKDKIRSLGMELIPLETSLKETIESLREKGFVTSESSHL; encoded by the exons ATGAGCTCCGGGATGGGGAAGGTGGTGTGCGTCACCGGCGCCTCGGGCTACATCGCCTCCTGGCTCGTCAAGCTCCTCCTCCACCGCGGCTACACCGTCCGCGCCACCGTCAGGGACACCG CCGACCCCAAGAAAACATTGCACCTGCAGGCCCTGGATGGAGCCAAGGACAGGCTGCACTTGTTCAAAGCAAGCTTATTGGAAGAAGGCTCTTTCGATGCGGCCATTGCCGGTTCTGATTGTGTCTTCCACACGGCTTCTCCCTTTTATCACAATGTCAAGGATCCCAAG GCTGAGTTACTTGACCCAGCTGTCAATGGAACACTCAATGTTCTCCGTTCCTGCAAGAAAGCCTCTATCAAGAGAGTGATCATAACATCGTCCATGGCTGCGGTTGCCTACAATGGGAAGCCAAGAACTCCTGATGTAGTAGTTGATGAGACATGGTTTTCAAGTGCAGAGGTCTGTGAAAAGAATGAG CAATGGTATGTGCTATCCAAGACCCTTGCTGAGGAAGCTGCATGGAAGTTCGCAAATGATAATGGATTTGAAATAGTTACAATAAACCCAGCAATGGTCATCGGTCCCCTGTTGCAGCCTACACTGAATACTAGCGCAGAAGCAATATTGAAGTTTATAAATG GATCATCTTCTACATACCCCAATTTCAGCTTTGGCTGGATAAATGTTAAAGATGTTGCCCTGGCACATATCCTTGCATATGAAGTTCCTTCGGCAAACGGAAGATACTGTATGGTTGAAAGAGTTGCTCACCACTCGGAGATTGTCAAGATCATACACGAAATGTACCCCAAATTTCCAGTGCCAGACAA GTGTGCAGATGACGCACCATTTGTCCCTATCTACCAGGTATCGAAGGACAAGATAAGAAGTTTGGGTATGGAGCTGATTCCCCTGGAGACGAGCCTCAAGGAAACTATCGAGAGCTTGAGAGAGAAAGGATTTGTTACTTCTGAGTCAAGCCATCTATGA